The Silurus meridionalis isolate SWU-2019-XX chromosome 16, ASM1480568v1, whole genome shotgun sequence genome has a segment encoding these proteins:
- the slc34a2b gene encoding solute carrier family 34 member 2b translates to MAPRPEIGSETSVSPPDLDTSKDGVVLPAYSTVALVDLDPESSNPWDLPELKSVGPKWSELDTKGKVLQVIMSIGRFVLLFGFLYMFVCSLDVLSSAFQLVGGKAAGDIFQDNVVLSNPVAGLVIGVLVTVLVQSSSTSSSIVVSMVSSGLLEVQSAVPIIMGANIGTSITNTIVAVMQAGDRNEFRRAFAGATVHDFFNWLSVLVLLPLEVATGVLYKLTKLLIDSFNIQTGQDAPDLLKVITEPLTKNIIELDSSVISDIAIGDPSARNKSLIKKWCKKQSFVNLVNVTVPGEANCTVGVPCWTEGNQTWTQKNITETINLEKCGHLFASTTLPDLAVGLILLALSLLVLCTCLILIVKLLNSMLRGQVAVAIKKVLNTDFPFPFAWVTGYLAILVGAGMTFIVQSSSVFTSAITPLVGIGVISIERAYPLTLGSNIGTTTTAILAAMASPGDKLANSLQISLCHFFFNIFGIMLWYPIPLTRIPIRLAKALGDRTAEYRWFAIVYLVACFFVMPLSVLGLSIAGWQVLVGVGVPVVVLVVFVLVVNFMQSRYPRFLIPVLRNWDFLPLPMHSLKPWDRIVTKVMGFCGTRCCCCCKCCKNGEADKKESNKKGLEMYDNPTLSVDDEKSQIQTVSGTSL, encoded by the exons ATGGCTCCACGGCCAGAAATTGGAAGTGAAACTTCAGTCTCTCCACCTGATCTTG ACACATCCAAAGATGGGGTGGTGCTTCCAGCATACTCCACCGTGGCTCTCGTGGATTTGGATCCTGAATCGAGCAACCCATGGGACCTTCCCGAGCTGAAGAGTGTGGGGCCGAAATGGTCAG AATTGGACACGAAGGGAAAAGTTCTCCAAGTCATTATGTCGATCGGAAGGTTCGTTCTTCTGTTTGGATTCCTTTACATGTTTGTCTGCTCACTGGATGTTCTGAGTTCGGCATTTCAGCTTGTTGGTG gAAAAGCAGCTGGAGATATCTTTCAGGACAATGTGGTGTTGTCCAACCCTGTGGCTGGGCTCGTGATTGGTGTCCTGGTTACAGTGCTGGTTCAGAGCTCCAGCACTTCTTCATCCATTGTGGTCAGCATGGTGTCATCTGGAT tattGGAGGTGCAGTCAGCGGTGCCTATCATTATGGGTGCTAACATCGGTACTtccatcaccaacaccatcgtGGCTGTGATGCAGGCTGGAGATCGTAACGAGTTTCGCAG GGCATTTGCTGGTGCCACAGTACATGACTTTTTTAACTGGTTGTCTGTTTTGGTGTTGCTGCCTCTGGAAGTGGCTACTGGTGTCCTGTACAAGCTCACCAAACTTCTCATCGACTCATTTAACATCCAGACAGGCCAGGATGCCCCAGATTTGCTTAAAGTCATCACTGAACCACTCACCAAGAACATCATCGAG CTGGACAGTTCTGTCATCAGTGACATAGCCATCGGTGATCCCAGTGCAAGAAACAAGAGTCTGATCAAGAAGTGGTGCAAAAAGCAGTCTTTTGTG AATCTTGTGAATGTCACCGTTCCCggagaagcaaactgcactgtCGGGGTCCCATGCTGGACGGAGGGCAACCAGACGTGGACACAGAAGAACATAACAGAGACCATCAACTTAGAGAAAT GTGGTCATCTTTTTGCTTCGACAACTCTGCCAGACCTGGCTGTGGGACTGATCCTGCTCGCGCTGTCCCTGCTGGTACTCTGTACATGCCTCATTCTCATCGTCAAGCTGCTCAACTCCATGCTCAGGGGTCAGGTGGCGGTCGCCATTAAGAAAGTGCTCAACACAG ATTTCCCATTTCCGTTTGCATGGGTCACTGGTTACCTCGCTATCTTGGTGGGAGCAGGAATGACCTTCATCGTGCAAAGCAGTTCCGTCTTCACCTCTGCCATTACGCCTCTTGTTG GTATTGGCGTTATTAGCATTGAGCGAGCATATCCCCTCACGCTTGGCTCTAATATTGGGACAACAACTACTGCTATTCTTGCTGCCATGGCAAGTCCTGGAGACAAACTAGCCAACTCGTTACAG ATTTCTCTGTGCCACTTCTTCTTCAACATCTTTGGCATAATGCTGTGGTACCCAATACCTTTAACACGCATACCCATCCGTCTGGCTAAAGCGCTGGGTGACCGCACGGCAGAATACCGCTGGTTTGCCATCGTCTACTTGGTCGCTTGCTTCTTTGTTATGCCTCTGAGCGTGTTGGGACTCTCCATCGCCGGCTGGCAGGTCCTCGTGGGGGTCGGCGTGCccgtggtggtgctggtggtctTCGTGCTGGTTGTAAACTTTATGCAGTCACGCTACCCGCGCTTCCTGATTCCTGTGCTACGTAACTGGGACTTCCTTCCCCTGCCAATGCACTCGCTCAAACCATGGGATCGCATTGTCACCAAGGTGATGGGCTTCTGCGGGAcacgctgctgctgctgctgcaagtGCTGCAAGAATGGAGAAGCAGACAAGAAAGAGAGCAATAAGAAGGGCTTAGAGATGTACGACAACCCCACACTTTCTGTGGACGATGAAAAAAGCCAGATTCAAACAGTGTCTGGAACAAGTCTGTAG
- the LOC124399161 gene encoding protein sel-1 homolog 3 has product MRYDLDKMRVSRSSGFFFSTVMVCASLLSVIQCHITTHTTMSPLHMSPSGDFLHFDSSPDFVTVNSSVQLSYSCSKSCMVGVEISLSTPEKTGLVTFRRSWTHVRGIQKLRTRMIQLKFPPAVVYKRDFFLRRTTEAQDVMLRAWLVHLDGTESTRRHVGVNQYEEAVVRMFKTLRTIPPPERPAKSWDRCLAWGVELIWNGTKDRIEKCPIGSDVVRLLTFPFANTGETYGVIRTFPALANREMATASFGARVEPRLTMSVWIYLLQRCRAKLCSIIKHVNEQRKYTTPLLLLSDTGNLVVQVRLTSGLERAFTVHTNLPLLTWIRLDLFIQTSKVKVIITQADSEDHLTEGVYNFQEDVLYNDILGYFVIGGCIYMPGIHGYIGPVKYYRLGSETVVNPLTPERTLKELNEAHRRCEDIKQISEGYVKALQDSKAALANDVCVSCYEQLRRTFVPEKCLQTWSWDHQTKYSAALKILRRHEEELVSGLWNSKTASLFGQRLYNDVLKSIADGGLVDIESSLLDLLKLCSCWGHHQAALMLATLHLSGLGVPADQEKGHVYSLIGGVQDERLALLHLGYKHMQGLDGFPKDQDTAYGYYANVGRQTSIDHNKVQDSEQVLTENIHLTNPEELQMQSGESDEMVQFLKHQAYRGDPESQKTLARMSFFGSNGMTKDIGAAMKWYARSAMQMTDASAMYDYAILLLKGIGGKRNKTLALKLLEKAADMGYVDALNALGWYHGTVGKNDSKAAYYFDLAARKGSRDGVFNLGVYHLNGAIPDSPGRNETAAFQCFLSAGELGHMEGALEAASSLSRGHLPGVSRDPEKAVALLKPISERNGHLGFTVRDALRAFQQGSWDEALLKYSLLAETGFVVAQTNAAHLCEVLKHRSSCQLRYHNFSTYNHVPQESGLLKMGDHYSAVGDMVKAVELYSRAALRGSAQGTYNLAVMSENGHDIPAHILERMKISNGPQLNQSALVEKLLLRCRELEGKGGKMAEMTPCSLAFFGLRVSRMWHSFTGCTVHLTLTLATFLLLVLAIVTQSALAQYSAAPPHSVPHRSSVPHREPPNLDQVTETQTSDSPVGDGPSRDPTRIGQSYVTRHVRFLQEAADLVVTATGVLLCALFTIFVSHLI; this is encoded by the exons ATGCGCTACGACCTGGACAAGATGAGAGTATCGAGAAGTTCGGGCTTCTTCTTCAGCACAGTGATGGTCTGCGCCTCGCTGCTTTCAGTG ATTCAGTGccacatcaccacacacaccaccatgtcCCCTTTGCACATGAGCCCATCCGGTGACTTTCTTCACTTCGACTCCTCACCTGACTTCGTCACCGTCAACTCCAGTGTGCAGCTGTCGTATTCCTGCTCCAAGTCCTGCATGGTGGGAGTCGAGATTTCACTTTCCACACCAGAAAAGACCGGACTCGTGACCTTTAGGAGATCGTGGACTCATGTCAGAGGAATCCAAAAACTTCGAACAAGGATGATTCAGCTTAAGTTCCCTCCTGCCGTGGTGTATAAGAGAGACTTTTTCCTCAGGCGGACGACAGAAGCCCAGGATGTGATGCTGAGAGCCTGGCTGGTGCATCTGGATGGAACAGAAAGCACCAGACGCCACGTTGGTGTTAATCAATACGAGGAAGCTGTGGTGAGAATGTTTAAAACCCTGCGGACGATCCCACCTCCGGAACGTCCCGCCAAATCTTGGGACAGATGTCTTGCGTGGGGGGTGGAGCTCATTTGGAATGGGACAAAAGACAGAATAGAGAAGTGTCCTATTGGGTCAG ATGTAGTGAGACTCCTGACGTTCCCTTTTGCAAACACTGGAGAGACATACGGAGTCATCCGGACGTTTCCGGCCTTGGCCAACAGAGAGATGGCGACTGCAAGCTTTGGTGCTCGAGTGGAACCCAG GCTGACCATGTCAGTGTGGATATATCTGCTCCAGCGGTGCAGGGCAAAGCTCTGCAGCATCATCAAGCACGTGAACGAGCAGAGGAAATACACAACGCCTCTCCTGCTCCTGAGCGATACAG GCAACCTCGTGGTGCAGGTGCGTTTGACCTCTGGACTGGAACGTGCCTTCACAGTTCACACAAATCTACCTCTTCTTACCTGGATCCGTCTAGACCTCTTCATCCAGACCTCAAAG GTGAAGGTGATCATCACGCAGGCCGACTCTGAAGACCACCTCACGGAAGGCGTATACAA TTTTCAGGAAGATGTCCTGTATAATGACATTTTGGGATACTTCGTGATTGGCGGCTGCATCTACATGCCGGGAATTCATGGTTATATTGGACCGGTTAAATATTACCGCTTAGGCTCCGAAACG GTGGTGAACCCTCTGACTCCAGAGAGAACACTGAAGGAACTGAACGAAGCCCACAGACGGTGTGAGGATATTAAACAGATCAGTGAAGGCTACGTAAAAGCTCTGCAAGACAGCAAAGCCGCTCTCGCCAACG ATGTGTGCGTGTCATGTTACGAGCAGTTAAGGAGGACATTTGTCCCAGAAAAGTGCTTGCAGACATGGTCCTGGGATCACCAGACGAAATATAGCGCTGCATTGAAGATTCTCAGGAGGCATGAGGAAGAACTGGTGTCTG GCCTATGGAACAGCAAAACGGCATCCCTCTTCGGCCAGCGCCTCTACAACGACGTGCTAAAGAGCATAGCAGATGGCGGTTTGGTAGACATCGAAAGCTCGTTACTGGATCTCCTGAAGCTGTGCTCGTGCTGGGGGCATCACCAAGCAGCTCTCATGCTCGCCACTTTACACCTTTCAGGACTCGGAGTGCCGGCGGACCAGGAGAAG GGCCACGTGTACAGCCTGATTGGTGGGGTACAAGACGAGCGTCTGGCTCTGCTGCATTTGGGCTACAAGCACATGCAGGGTCTCGACGGATTTCCTAAGGACCAGGACACGGCATACGGGTACTACGCCAACGTGGGAAGGCAGACCAGCATCGATCATAATAAAGTCCAGGACTCAGAG CAAGTCCTCACCGAGAACATCCACTTAACCAACCCGGAGGAGCTTCAGATGCAATCGGGCGAGTCGGATGAAATGGTACAGTTTCTCAAGCACCAGGCTTATAGAGGAGACCCCGAGTCCCAG AAAACACTGGCACGGATGTCATTCTTCGGCAGCAACGGGATGACCAAGGACATCGGCGCGGCTATGAAATGGTACGCCAGGAGCGCCATGCAGATGACGGACGCTTCGGCCATGTACGACTACGCCATCCTGCTGCTGAAG GGAATCGGAGGGAAGAGGAACAAAACCCTGGCACTGAAACTTCTAGAAAAGGCGGCTGACATG gGCTACGTGGACGCTCTGAACGCTCTCGGCTGGTACCACGGGACCGTGGGAAAAAATGACAGCAAAGCTGCGTACTACTTCGACCTGGCTGCTCGTAAAGGCAGTCGAGACGGCGTGTTTAACTTGGGCGTGTATCACCTGAACGGCGCCATTCCAGACTCGCCGGGCAGAAACGAG acagCTGCGTTTCAGTGTTTCCTGAGTGCGGGGGAGCTGGGTCACATGGAGGGCGCCTTGGAGGCGGCATCATCTCTCTCTCGAGGACACTTACCAGGCGTGAGCAGAGATCCCGAGAAAGCCGTGGC TCTCCTGAAGCCGATCAGCGAGAGGAACGGCCACCTGGGCTTCACCGTCCGAGACGCTCTGAGAGCTTTTCAGCAAGGGTCATG gGACGAGGCGCTGTTGAAATACTCGCTTCTCGCCGAAACCGGGTTTGTCGTGGCTCAGACGAACGCCGCACACCTCTGTGAG GTCCTGAAGCACCGTTCTTCCTGCCAGTTGAGGTATCACAACTTCTCCACCTATAACCACGTCCCACAagaatcag gtctgCTGAAGATGGGAGATCATTACAGTGCAGTAGGTGACATGGTTAAGGCAGTAGAGCTGTACAGCAGAGCAGCGCTGAGAGGCAGTGCACAg GGGACGTACAACCTGGCAGTGATGAGCGAGAACGGACACGACATCCCCGCACATATCCTGGAGCGAATGAAGATCTCGAATGGGCCTCAGCTGAACCAAAGCGCACTAGTGGAGAAACTGTTACTCAG ATGCAGGGAGCTGGAGGGTAAAGGAGGAAAGATGGCGGAGATGACCCCATGCTCTCTGGCTTTTTTCGGACTACGTGTCTCCAGAATGTGGCACAGCTTCACCGGCTGCACCGTCCACCTCACCCTAACCCTCGCCACTTTCCTCCTGCTAGTGCTCGCCATCGTGACGCAGAGCGCGCTCG CCCAATACTCAGCAGCTCCTCCACACAGCGTTCCTCATCGCTCCTCAGTGCCGCACAGAGAACCGCCTAACCTCGATCAGGTCACAGAAACTCAGACATCAGACTCTCCCGTAGGAGACGGACCCTCAAGAGATCCCACACGGATCGGTCAAAGTTACGTGACCCGGCACGTCCGTTTCCTGCAGGAGGCGGCCGATCTGGTTGTCACGGCAACCGGAGTGTTACTGTGCGCCTTGTTCACGATATTTGTCTCTCATCTGATTTAA
- the psmb11b gene encoding proteasome subunit beta type-11b encodes MALQDVCDFLDPSSDLHWNAPRSWSKSLVSTFHVGGSNTRWLQETRNSSPLEFYVPVQEYLTKSPIQFGQAQPILNNSPWTSKSNDCSQHSPNSLSTSPSVPLPFPLGHGTTTLAFIFQGGVIAAADSRSSCAGLVACPASQKIIPVHSHLVGTTSGTSADCALWKRIIARELRLYQLRNKRRLSTAGAAKLLSHMLHPFKGTELCVAATLCGWDVHEKEVTQCATGKSSNSRPLAESDPETSGQDSDGKALMTTRDPFQSDPKTQTTPISTSTTTKLSGPGLVYVCSDGLRLKGELFSVGSGSPYAYSILDERIHWGMSVDEAVSVAREAVYRATHRDAYSGNNVDLYHVTAKGWTRRKREDLKEEYYREKEREKTKMEERKKEREREKVKKDDESEFQQ; translated from the coding sequence ATGGCTTTACAAGATGTGTGCGATTTTCTCGACCCCTCTAGTGATCTTCATTGGAACGCTCCACGTTCATGGTCCAAGTCTCTCGTGAGTACCTTTCACGTAGGTGGGTCGAATACCAGATGGCTGCAGGAAACCAGAAATTCAAGTCCACTGGAATTTTATGTACCGGTGCAAGAATACCTAACAAAAAGCCCTATTCAGTTTGGTCAAGCCCAGCCTATTTTAAACAACTCACCTTGGACTTCTAAAAGCAATGACTGTTCCCAACACTCCCCGAATTCTCTCTCAACCTCTCCCTCTGTTCCTCTGCCATTCCCTCTGGGTCACGGCACCACCACGCTGGCATTCATCTTCCAGGGTGGCGTGATTGCTGCAGCAGACTCCCGATCCAGCTGTGCAGGATTAGTCGCGTGCCCGGCATCCCAAAAAATTATCCCTGTCCATTCCCATCTGGTGGGGACCACGTCGGGAACCTCGGCCGATTGTGCCCTCTGGAAGCGCATCATAGCGAGGGAATTGAGACTTTACCAGCTCCGAAACAAGCGAAGGCTGTCGACAGCGGGCGCCGCCAAGCTCCTGTCCCACATGTTGCACCCTTTTAAAGGCACTGAGCTGTGTGTAGCCGCTACTCTCTGTGGATGGGATGTACACGAGAAAGAGGTGACACAATGTGCAACTGGCAAATCGTCCAATAGCAGACCACTGGCAGAAAGTGATCCCGAAACCTCTGGACAAGACAGCGATGGTAAAGCTCTGATGACAACTAGAGATCCTTTCCAAAGTGATCCTAAAACCCAAACAACACCCATTTCtacttcaacaacaacaaaactctCCGGTCCGGGCCTTGTTTATGTGTGCAGTGATGGCCTCCGTTTGAAGGGTGAGCTTTTCTCAGTGGGATCGGGTTCTCCCTATGCATACTCCATCCTGGATGAGAGGATTCACTGGGGGATGAGTGTTGACGAAGCGGTCTCTGTGGCCAGGGAAGCCGTGTATAGGGCCACGCACAGGGACGCTTACTCGGGCAACAACGTCGACCTGTACCACGTTACCGCTAAAGGCTGGACACGTCGGAAAAGGGAGGACCTCAAAGAAGAGTACtacagagaaaaggagagagagaaaacaaaaatggaagagaggaagaaggaaagagagagagagaaagtcaaAAAAGATGACGAGTCTGAATTTCAACAGTAA